The Lipingzhangella halophila genome segment ATTGCTCCCAGTAGCGGACAGACCCGTACTCCTTCATATTCTTGATCGGATCAGAGAGGCCGGGGTCACTGATGTCGGGATCATCGCTGGGGAAAATATGGACCAGATATCGTCCATCCTGGGAAACGGAAATGATATCGGCCTCCAACTAACATACCTCCACCAAGAAAAACCGCTTGGCCTCGCGCACGCTGTCATCACTGCCCAGGACTTCCTCGACCGGGACCCATTCTTGATGTTCCTCGGCGACATCTTCCTGGACGGGCACATCATGAAAGAGACGCAGCGTTTCCGCGAGGACCCGGAGGTCTCCCGCATTCTTTTGACCCATGTCAGCGATCCGCGAGAGCTGGGGGTTGTCGAACTCGACGACAACGGGAGGCCGACCCGACTGCGGGAAAAACCCGGCCGGCCCACGTCGAACGTCGTCCTCACCGGAATCTATTTCTTCTCGGAAGCGATGCACCAGGCAGTGTGGAGTATCTCCCCCGGAGACCGGGGCGAACTGGAAATCACCGATGCCATCCAGTGGCTGATCGACCGGGGGCATCCGGTCGAGGCGGACATGGTCGACGGCGGCTGGAAGGACACCGGGAATCCATCCGATTT includes the following:
- a CDS encoding glucose-1-phosphate thymidylyltransferase; translated protein: MKSLVLAGGSGTRLRPLTHTSPKQLLPVADRPVLLHILDRIREAGVTDVGIIAGENMDQISSILGNGNDIGLQLTYLHQEKPLGLAHAVITAQDFLDRDPFLMFLGDIFLDGHIMKETQRFREDPEVSRILLTHVSDPRELGVVELDDNGRPTRLREKPGRPTSNVVLTGIYFFSEAMHQAVWSISPGDRGELEITDAIQWLIDRGHPVEADMVDGGWKDTGNPSDLLDVNRRELRKLHGEIHGDVDTASSLHGEVRIAEGSTVIRSRIHGPVTIGHNCVITDSTIGPFTSVSEGSRITSASVENSIVLAHATVHGVGDISASLIGRHAEVRRASSSTTKHTFVIGDHSGAEVRG